A genomic segment from Polyangium mundeleinium encodes:
- a CDS encoding glycosyltransferase, producing the protein MTTDVPSLLGFLLFGWSFAVASTSLEAVRRATFAPRAARREGAEAAVQKENLTVLVVRPCAGSEPSLERTLASLARAKRSFDVRCRFAIEEASDLALPAARRAAEVLTCAGIEAEIVFTGGGGPNRKAAQLAAAAEGADLLIVTDSDVDLAGVDLDVLVAPLVGASPAWVAWAPPAEHAPPRTLGDHASAAVLGASLHAFPLLARLDPRGLVGKLFAIRASALAAIGGFGSLVDYLGEDMEIARRVRAKGGTVVAVPIVARSLAEGRSWEAVIARFSRWLTVIRAQRPLLLWSYPALFFATWPIVLLAAAFAFVVPQVALSAALLALLARLVIALVAAQAAGRTLGLASALRDAVLADVVLAFAFARALRSRTVLWRDRVLVVDRAGLLRQPSAVKP; encoded by the coding sequence ATGACGACGGACGTTCCAAGCCTCCTCGGTTTCCTGCTCTTCGGCTGGTCCTTCGCGGTCGCGTCGACCTCGCTCGAAGCCGTCCGGCGCGCGACCTTCGCCCCGCGCGCCGCCCGCCGGGAAGGCGCGGAGGCGGCCGTCCAAAAGGAAAACCTCACCGTCCTCGTCGTGCGCCCGTGCGCGGGCAGCGAGCCCTCGCTCGAACGTACGCTCGCCTCGCTCGCCCGCGCGAAGCGCTCCTTCGACGTCCGGTGCCGCTTCGCGATCGAGGAGGCATCCGACCTCGCCTTGCCCGCGGCGCGCAGGGCTGCCGAGGTGCTCACGTGTGCCGGGATCGAGGCCGAGATCGTCTTCACCGGCGGCGGTGGACCGAACCGCAAGGCTGCGCAGCTCGCGGCCGCGGCCGAGGGCGCCGACCTCCTGATCGTCACCGACAGCGATGTCGATCTCGCCGGGGTCGACCTCGATGTCCTCGTCGCGCCGCTCGTCGGCGCCTCGCCTGCGTGGGTCGCGTGGGCGCCGCCGGCCGAGCATGCGCCTCCGCGGACGCTCGGCGATCACGCCTCCGCGGCCGTCCTCGGCGCTTCGCTCCACGCCTTCCCGCTCCTCGCGCGCCTCGATCCGCGTGGCCTCGTCGGCAAGCTCTTCGCCATCCGCGCGAGCGCGCTCGCCGCGATCGGCGGCTTTGGCTCACTCGTCGACTACCTCGGCGAGGACATGGAGATCGCGCGGCGCGTCCGCGCGAAGGGCGGCACGGTCGTGGCCGTGCCGATCGTGGCGCGCTCGCTCGCCGAGGGACGATCGTGGGAGGCCGTGATCGCCCGCTTCTCCCGGTGGCTCACGGTGATCCGTGCGCAGCGCCCGCTCCTCCTGTGGAGCTACCCCGCGCTCTTCTTCGCCACCTGGCCCATCGTCTTGCTCGCGGCCGCGTTTGCCTTCGTCGTCCCGCAGGTCGCCCTTTCCGCCGCGCTGCTCGCGCTGCTCGCGCGTCTCGTCATCGCGCTCGTCGCCGCGCAGGCTGCGGGGCGCACGCTGGGCCTCGCCTCTGCGTTGCGGGATGCCGTTCTCGCCGACGTCGTGCTCGCCTTCGCGTTCGCGCGTGCTCTACGATCTCGTACGGTCCTGTGGCGGGACCGTGTCCTCGTCGTCGACCGTGCCGGCCTTTTGCGTCAGCCCTCTGCCGTGAAACCGTGA
- a CDS encoding STAS domain-containing protein: MNQPAQYARREDSIGRDVDPSTLSDDTIRRTVILLQQTQALAKVGGWELDCRSNQLFWTEETYRIHETPPGFAPDLSSAIDFYAPEWVPTISQAVERCVGEAEPFDLELELLTYQKRRLWVRAAGHAQVEEGKVVRIFGAFQDINEKKRREIELQEKLAIIEQQRSTIHSMSAPIIQVWDGVLALPVVGQLDETRAADITERLLQTVVSLGVAQVILDLTGVETVDDATADHLLRIIRATSLLGAQSIITGVRPAVAQTLVALGADLTKTTVRSNLREAIKAAMRDARPRR, encoded by the coding sequence ATGAACCAGCCTGCCCAGTATGCGCGCCGCGAGGACTCCATCGGTCGTGACGTCGACCCGAGCACCCTGAGCGACGACACGATCCGGCGCACCGTCATCCTCCTGCAGCAGACGCAGGCGCTCGCGAAGGTCGGCGGCTGGGAGCTCGATTGCCGCTCGAACCAGCTCTTCTGGACCGAGGAGACCTACCGCATCCACGAGACGCCGCCCGGCTTCGCGCCGGACCTTTCGAGCGCGATCGACTTCTACGCGCCCGAGTGGGTCCCGACGATCTCCCAGGCGGTCGAGCGGTGCGTGGGCGAGGCCGAGCCGTTCGACCTCGAGCTCGAGTTGCTCACCTACCAGAAGCGCAGGCTCTGGGTGCGCGCGGCTGGCCACGCGCAGGTGGAGGAGGGCAAGGTCGTGCGGATCTTCGGCGCCTTCCAGGACATCAACGAGAAGAAGCGGCGCGAGATCGAGCTCCAGGAAAAACTCGCGATCATCGAGCAGCAGCGCTCGACGATCCACTCCATGTCCGCGCCGATCATCCAGGTATGGGACGGCGTGCTCGCGCTCCCCGTCGTGGGTCAGCTCGACGAGACGCGCGCCGCGGACATCACCGAGCGCCTCCTTCAGACCGTCGTCTCGCTCGGCGTGGCGCAGGTGATCCTCGACCTCACCGGCGTCGAGACCGTCGACGACGCGACCGCCGATCACCTCCTGCGCATCATCCGCGCCACGTCTCTCCTTGGGGCACAAAGCATCATCACGGGCGTTCGCCCCGCCGTGGCGCAGACGCTCGTCGCGCTCGGCGCCGACCTCACGAAGACGACCGTGCGGAGCAACCTGCGCGAGGCGATCAAGGCCGCGATGAGGGACGCGCGTCCCCGGCGCTGA
- a CDS encoding lysophospholipid acyltransferase family protein translates to MIPARKVSWFNTWFSAHARSRIQATFGEVRVQGLDRARALAKEAPLLVVSNHTSWWDPLVAMHVSTHLLGTDGYAMMDAKNLRRLPFFALVGAFGVDLDKPADGALGMRHAARLLDTPGKLVWVYPQGQERPITERPLGFRPGSAEIARVSRKARTVPVGLRYEFGGTERPTLWLSFGEPVPAERDTTKGRAAQEAAVEAELVRIERALRGEGAEGFEVVFRAAPSRMGGVLEAMLATMTRPWVIRAPKSAPPLSAGDARPSSRP, encoded by the coding sequence ATGATCCCTGCACGCAAGGTGTCCTGGTTCAACACCTGGTTCTCGGCCCACGCGCGCTCGCGGATCCAGGCGACGTTCGGCGAGGTGCGCGTGCAGGGGCTCGATCGGGCGCGGGCGCTCGCGAAGGAGGCGCCGCTGCTCGTCGTCTCGAACCACACGTCGTGGTGGGATCCGCTCGTCGCGATGCACGTCTCGACGCATCTGCTCGGCACGGACGGCTACGCGATGATGGACGCGAAAAACCTCCGGCGCCTGCCGTTCTTCGCGCTCGTCGGCGCGTTCGGCGTGGACCTCGACAAACCCGCGGACGGCGCGCTCGGGATGCGCCACGCGGCGCGGCTGCTCGATACACCGGGCAAGCTCGTGTGGGTGTATCCGCAAGGGCAGGAGCGGCCGATCACGGAGAGGCCGCTCGGGTTTCGGCCTGGCTCGGCGGAGATCGCGCGGGTCTCGCGCAAGGCGCGCACGGTGCCGGTGGGGCTCCGGTACGAGTTTGGCGGAACGGAGCGGCCGACGTTGTGGCTCTCGTTCGGCGAGCCCGTGCCAGCCGAGCGGGACACGACGAAGGGCCGCGCGGCGCAGGAAGCGGCCGTGGAAGCGGAGCTTGTCCGGATCGAGCGCGCTTTGCGTGGCGAGGGCGCGGAAGGCTTCGAGGTGGTATTTCGCGCGGCGCCCTCGCGCATGGGCGGCGTGCTCGAAGCGATGCTCGCCACGATGACGCGGCCGTGGGTGATCCGGGCGCCGAAGTCCGCGCCGCCGCTCAGCGCCGGGGACGCGCGTCCCTCATCGCGGCCTTGA
- a CDS encoding phytoene/squalene synthase family protein, which produces MLPRSIEPAMPLGAPLLLSPAERTASADDLAACRELLRKGSKSFFAASLLLPKRVRVPMLPVYAFCRVADDVVDQASEPGAVEALQARLAAAYEGKPHDSPVDRAFSDVARAHELPRAVMEGLIEGFAWDAAGRRYETLSDLHAYCARVAATVGVIMSVLMGVRDPKALARACDLGVAMQLTNIARDVGEDARNGRVYLPLAWLEEAEIDVAKWVARPAFTAALGGVVERLLRQASVLYARADLGITMLPRDCRASIRAASLIYSDIGRVVEGAGFDSVTSRAYVPLGRKLWLLLRALAAPTPRVPLPRVASDTQVDPPALPEVQFLVDACARSNRRGR; this is translated from the coding sequence ATGCTTCCTCGCTCCATTGAACCCGCCATGCCCCTCGGCGCGCCGCTTCTCCTGTCGCCAGCCGAGCGCACGGCCTCGGCCGACGATCTCGCCGCGTGCCGGGAGCTTTTGCGAAAAGGCTCGAAGAGCTTCTTCGCCGCGTCGCTGCTCCTGCCGAAGCGGGTGCGCGTGCCCATGCTGCCGGTCTACGCGTTCTGCCGCGTGGCCGACGACGTGGTCGATCAGGCGAGCGAGCCCGGCGCAGTGGAGGCGCTGCAAGCGCGGCTCGCCGCGGCGTACGAGGGCAAACCCCACGATTCGCCGGTCGACCGGGCCTTCTCGGACGTGGCGCGCGCGCACGAGCTGCCGCGCGCTGTGATGGAAGGGCTCATCGAGGGGTTCGCTTGGGACGCCGCGGGGCGGCGGTACGAGACGTTGTCGGATTTGCATGCGTACTGCGCGCGTGTCGCCGCGACGGTCGGTGTGATCATGAGCGTGCTCATGGGCGTGCGAGACCCGAAAGCGCTCGCGCGCGCGTGTGACCTCGGCGTCGCCATGCAGCTCACGAACATCGCGCGCGACGTGGGCGAGGACGCGCGAAACGGGCGCGTGTACCTGCCCCTCGCGTGGCTGGAAGAGGCCGAGATCGACGTGGCGAAATGGGTCGCGCGGCCCGCGTTCACCGCGGCGCTCGGCGGCGTGGTGGAGCGGCTCTTGCGCCAAGCGTCGGTGCTCTACGCCCGCGCGGACCTCGGAATCACGATGCTGCCGCGCGACTGTCGGGCCTCGATCCGCGCGGCGAGCTTGATCTATTCGGACATCGGGCGCGTGGTCGAGGGCGCGGGCTTCGACTCCGTGACGAGCCGCGCCTACGTGCCGCTCGGGCGCAAGCTCTGGCTGCTTTTGCGCGCGCTCGCCGCGCCCACGCCGCGAGTGCCGCTCCCGCGCGTCGCCAGCGATACGCAGGTCGATCCGCCGGCGCTGCCCGAGGTGCAGTTCCTCGTCGACGCCTGCGCGCGCTCGAACCGCAGGGGTCGATGA
- a CDS encoding phytoene desaturase has protein sequence MQGSTPKPHAVVIGSGFGGLAAAVRLGARGYRVTVLEKLDAPGGRAYVHRINGFTFDAGPTVITAPFLLEELWTLAGRRMSDDIDMRPVTPFYRIRFHDGAVFDYTGDAAAMRKEVAALAPGDVEGYERFLRTSEEIFRVGFEELAHVPFGSWWDMAKIVPAMMKLESYRSVYNLVAKHVKDDRLRQVMSFHPLLVGGNPFSTTSIYTLIAFLERKWGVHFPMGGTGALVKGLVRLIEGQGGEVRCNAEVRRILLDGRRARGVELESGERIEAEVVVSNADSAWTYRHLVDDNVRKRWTNDRLEKQRYSMGLFVWYFGTKRKYEDVAHHTICLGPRYEGLLDDIFQRHVLADDFSLYLHRPTATDPSLAPEGCDTFYVLSPVPNLASGTNWEKEAEPYRKRVERYLATTLMPGLEKEIVASRVTHPQEFQDRLLSFRGAAFGMEPVLMQSAFFRPHNESEDVERLYIVGAGTHPGAGLPGVLSSARVLDRVVPDASSLH, from the coding sequence ATGCAAGGTTCAACCCCCAAGCCTCACGCGGTCGTCATCGGCAGCGGTTTTGGTGGCCTGGCTGCGGCGGTCCGCCTGGGCGCGCGTGGCTACCGGGTGACGGTGCTGGAGAAGCTCGATGCTCCGGGCGGACGAGCCTATGTCCACCGAATCAACGGCTTTACCTTCGACGCGGGGCCGACGGTGATCACGGCGCCCTTCTTGCTCGAAGAGTTATGGACGCTCGCGGGCCGGCGCATGAGCGACGACATCGACATGCGGCCGGTGACCCCCTTCTACCGCATCCGGTTCCACGACGGGGCCGTGTTCGACTACACGGGGGACGCCGCGGCGATGCGCAAAGAGGTCGCAGCGCTCGCGCCGGGGGACGTGGAGGGCTACGAGCGGTTCCTCCGCACGAGTGAGGAGATCTTCCGCGTGGGCTTCGAAGAGCTCGCGCACGTGCCGTTCGGCTCGTGGTGGGACATGGCGAAGATCGTCCCCGCCATGATGAAGCTCGAGAGTTATCGCTCGGTCTACAACCTCGTCGCCAAGCACGTGAAGGACGACCGGCTGCGGCAGGTGATGAGCTTCCACCCGCTGCTCGTCGGGGGAAACCCGTTCTCGACGACCTCGATCTACACGCTGATCGCATTCCTGGAGCGCAAGTGGGGCGTGCATTTCCCGATGGGTGGGACGGGCGCGCTCGTGAAGGGGCTCGTGCGCCTCATCGAGGGCCAGGGCGGCGAGGTCCGCTGCAACGCGGAGGTCCGACGCATCCTGCTCGACGGGCGAAGGGCGCGCGGCGTGGAGCTCGAGAGCGGCGAGCGCATCGAGGCCGAGGTGGTGGTTTCGAATGCGGATTCGGCCTGGACCTATCGGCACCTCGTCGACGACAACGTCCGCAAGCGCTGGACGAACGACCGTTTGGAGAAGCAACGATATTCGATGGGGCTCTTCGTCTGGTACTTCGGGACGAAGCGAAAATACGAGGACGTCGCACATCACACGATCTGCCTCGGTCCGCGTTACGAGGGGCTCTTGGACGACATCTTCCAGAGGCACGTGCTGGCGGATGATTTCAGCCTTTATTTGCACCGGCCGACGGCGACGGATCCGTCGCTCGCGCCCGAGGGCTGCGACACGTTTTACGTGCTCTCGCCCGTGCCAAACCTGGCGAGCGGGACGAACTGGGAGAAAGAAGCGGAGCCCTATCGGAAGAGGGTCGAGCGGTACCTCGCAACGACGCTGATGCCCGGGCTCGAAAAGGAGATCGTGGCCTCGCGGGTGACGCATCCGCAGGAGTTCCAGGACCGGCTGCTCTCGTTCCGCGGCGCAGCCTTCGGAATGGAGCCGGTGCTGATGCAAAGCGCGTTCTTCCGGCCGCACAACGAGAGCGAGGACGTAGAGCGGCTTTACATCGTGGGCGCAGGGACCCATCCAGGCGCGGGTCTCCCAGGCGTGCTTTCTTCGGCGCGGGTGCTCGACAGGGTGGTGCCCGATGCTTCCTCGCTCCATTGA
- a CDS encoding MerR family transcriptional regulator: MESDPLSLYRIRTVSELTGVSSATLRAWERRYGVPAPSRTSSAYRLYSEEDVALIVKMRDLVKAGMAPAESARLLLSEPAIVAAPTAPPPGAAPLDTDPFTVAKDRIVETTRRFDPDGLEEEVSKTLTLGPAVAIFDRTIGPALREIGDLWHAGTITVAQEHLASNVLGGTLIHLLRLAQPADATRRVALACFADEDHVLGLYGAGLRFTSWGFRTLMIGARTPPPAIARVVDSLAPDLVGLSVTMAVPPPRARELVDAYADACRGVAWLVGGDGSEAMRAWVEDRGGICVGRDLAAARQTIERVLAAQKRRRPSRGSKE, from the coding sequence GTGGAGAGCGATCCGTTGAGCCTCTACCGAATCCGCACCGTCTCGGAACTGACAGGCGTGAGCTCTGCGACGCTGCGCGCCTGGGAGCGTCGTTACGGCGTCCCTGCGCCGTCGCGCACGTCGTCCGCGTACCGGCTCTACAGCGAGGAAGACGTCGCGCTCATCGTCAAGATGCGCGACCTCGTGAAGGCGGGCATGGCGCCGGCCGAATCCGCGCGCCTCCTGCTCAGCGAGCCCGCGATCGTCGCCGCGCCCACCGCGCCTCCGCCGGGCGCCGCGCCCCTCGACACCGACCCGTTCACCGTCGCAAAGGATCGGATCGTCGAGACCACGCGCCGTTTCGACCCCGACGGGCTCGAAGAAGAAGTGTCGAAGACCCTCACCCTCGGCCCTGCCGTGGCGATCTTCGACCGGACGATCGGCCCTGCGCTCCGCGAGATCGGCGACCTCTGGCACGCGGGCACGATTACCGTCGCGCAGGAGCACCTCGCCTCCAATGTGCTCGGCGGCACCCTCATCCACCTCTTGCGCCTCGCGCAACCGGCGGACGCCACGCGCCGCGTCGCGCTCGCTTGTTTCGCCGACGAGGACCACGTCCTCGGCCTTTACGGCGCCGGCTTGCGCTTCACTTCGTGGGGCTTCCGCACGCTCATGATTGGCGCGCGCACGCCGCCGCCGGCCATCGCTCGTGTCGTCGACTCGCTCGCGCCCGACCTCGTCGGCCTCAGCGTCACCATGGCCGTGCCGCCGCCGCGCGCGCGTGAGCTCGTCGACGCGTACGCCGACGCTTGCCGCGGCGTCGCGTGGCTCGTCGGCGGCGACGGCTCGGAGGCGATGCGCGCGTGGGTCGAGGATCGCGGCGGCATTTGCGTCGGGCGCGACCTCGCGGCCGCGCGGCAGACGATCGAGCGCGTCCTGGCGGCGCAGAAGCGGCGGCGCCCGTCGCGGGGCAGCAAGGAGTGA
- a CDS encoding YtfJ family protein: MSSKGKASKFVSAAALVAAFVPGVSLALPKEGAEAPNARVEDADGRALQMSSLKGKPILIVYEDKDSAAQNQPLKDDLSKLGQGDKYKQKIALAAVADVSGYDWWPAKGFVKDAIREESKKQKTTIYCDWDGSFGKAYGVRKGVSNVILVGKDGRVLFAGSGALGVADRKKLIELLGAQVEG; this comes from the coding sequence ATGAGCTCCAAGGGAAAAGCTTCGAAGTTCGTCTCGGCGGCCGCCCTCGTGGCCGCCTTCGTGCCCGGGGTCTCCCTCGCCCTGCCGAAGGAAGGCGCCGAAGCCCCGAATGCGCGGGTGGAGGACGCCGACGGTCGCGCGCTGCAGATGAGCTCTCTCAAGGGCAAGCCGATCCTCATCGTATACGAAGACAAGGACTCCGCGGCGCAAAACCAGCCGCTCAAGGACGACCTGTCGAAGCTCGGCCAGGGCGACAAGTACAAGCAAAAGATCGCGCTCGCCGCGGTCGCGGACGTGAGCGGCTACGACTGGTGGCCCGCGAAAGGCTTCGTGAAGGACGCCATTCGCGAGGAGTCGAAAAAGCAGAAGACCACGATTTACTGCGACTGGGACGGCTCGTTCGGGAAGGCCTATGGCGTTCGCAAGGGCGTGAGCAACGTGATCCTCGTCGGCAAAGACGGGCGCGTGCTGTTCGCGGGCTCGGGCGCGCTCGGCGTTGCCGATCGGAAGAAGCTCATCGAGCTGCTCGGCGCGCAGGTCGAAGGCTGA
- a CDS encoding Hsp20/alpha crystallin family protein: MLMRFGDVNRTFAAMDELRRRMDRLFDEYDSRGGAWPRSTFFFEPFEAGLSSRTVATWPRLSVYDKGDALVIAADVPGMKESDIKLEIDQDVLTLSGERKADVPEGYALHKRERAPVKFSRSVALPCKVDTEKASAVLKDGVLTLTLAKSPEAQPRKIAVKSAS, encoded by the coding sequence ATGTTGATGCGATTCGGCGACGTGAACAGGACTTTTGCTGCCATGGATGAGCTTCGCCGGAGAATGGACCGGCTCTTCGACGAGTACGATTCGCGCGGGGGCGCCTGGCCGCGATCGACCTTCTTCTTCGAGCCCTTCGAGGCCGGGCTTTCGTCGCGCACGGTCGCGACGTGGCCGCGCCTCTCGGTGTACGACAAGGGCGACGCGCTGGTGATCGCGGCCGATGTTCCCGGAATGAAGGAATCGGACATCAAGCTGGAGATCGATCAGGACGTGCTCACGCTCTCGGGCGAGCGCAAGGCCGACGTCCCGGAGGGATATGCGCTCCACAAGAGGGAGCGCGCTCCCGTGAAGTTCTCGCGCAGCGTGGCCTTGCCTTGCAAGGTCGATACGGAGAAGGCGAGCGCGGTGCTGAAGGACGGCGTCCTCACGCTCACGCTGGCGAAGTCGCCCGAGGCGCAGCCCCGGAAGATCGCCGTGAAATCGGCTTCGTGA
- a CDS encoding Hsp20/alpha crystallin family protein produces MNAQISRDERDHQTEAPETRRGVAPAVDIFENKTELLIVADLPGVGPGDIAVRLDKNELTIAGKRASAPEGNVLAVEGRLGDFSRTFLVPQGVVADGITAEVAQGVLKVRLPKVSTQKPRQIAVKAS; encoded by the coding sequence ATGAACGCGCAGATCAGCCGTGACGAGCGGGACCATCAGACCGAGGCGCCGGAGACGCGGCGCGGCGTGGCGCCTGCGGTCGATATCTTCGAGAACAAGACCGAGCTCTTGATCGTCGCCGACCTGCCCGGCGTCGGCCCCGGCGACATCGCGGTCCGCCTCGACAAGAACGAGCTCACGATTGCGGGCAAGCGAGCGAGCGCACCGGAGGGCAACGTCCTCGCCGTCGAGGGCCGGCTGGGGGACTTTTCGAGGACCTTCCTGGTCCCGCAGGGCGTCGTGGCCGACGGGATCACCGCCGAGGTGGCCCAGGGCGTCCTCAAGGTCCGCCTGCCCAAGGTGTCCACCCAGAAGCCTCGGCAAATCGCGGTCAAGGCGAGCTGA